The Agromyces atrinae genome window below encodes:
- a CDS encoding nuclear transport factor 2 family protein, with amino-acid sequence MTEQTPASVASTYFEALGRGDVPAAMALLADDVVWHQPGANRFSGDHAGVPGVGALLGGMMEASAGSFSLTVAGPAMSNGELVAIPVRFAGQREGASMDMSGVDLLTVRQGKIVEVHLFSEDGPAEDAFWGQA; translated from the coding sequence ATGACCGAACAGACCCCCGCATCCGTGGCATCCACCTACTTCGAGGCACTGGGCCGTGGCGACGTGCCTGCGGCGATGGCCCTGCTCGCCGACGACGTCGTCTGGCACCAGCCCGGCGCCAACCGCTTCTCGGGCGACCACGCGGGCGTGCCCGGCGTCGGCGCACTCCTCGGCGGCATGATGGAGGCGAGCGCCGGCAGCTTCAGCCTGACCGTTGCTGGCCCCGCGATGAGCAACGGAGAACTCGTCGCGATCCCCGTGCGCTTCGCTGGTCAGCGTGAGGGCGCGTCCATGGATATGTCGGGCGTCGACCTCCTGACGGTTCGCCAGGGCAAGATCGTCGAGGTGCACCTCTTCTCCGAAGACGGGCCCGCCGAAGACGCCTTCTGGGGACAGGCCTAA
- a CDS encoding excinuclease ABC subunit UvrA: MTESRLEPIVAPGAIEVRGARVHNLRDIDVDVPLGRLVAIAGVSGSGKSSLAMGVLYAEGSRRYIEALSTYTRRRMSHATRAAVGSVRHVPAALALRQRPGVPSVRSTLGTSTELLNVLRVLYSRLGSHVCPNGHRLDPTIDVAADLDLTCPVCGAVFTPPGAESLAFNSDGACPTCSGTGIVRDIDDASLVPDPSKSIDDGAVAPWGLFGLSVMPQVVAEFGVRTDIPYRDLTEDERHIVLDGPPEKREIRVPSKTGKLFDLNFTYRSARQAVSEAMKGATSEKGLARVGRFITSQTCPSCHGSRLSEAARSTHVDGIDLAAASSKTLDEVLDWVAGLPPTLPADMRSMADLIGSQFAEMGRRLVQLGLGYLALDRASSTLSTGERQRVQLARAVRNETTGVLYVLDEPSIGLHPANIDGLAGIMRDLLAGGNSVVLVDHDVQVLREADWMIEIGPGSGAAGGTVIGQGTIAEIAANPRSLIGGFLVESEPIRVRDRAAETEVFANGSIRLRTSPIHTVHGLDAAFPTGRLTAVTGMSGSGKTTLVLESLVPALAAAHADEPLPAHVTSLDAAGVTRADLVDATPIGTNVRSTVATYSGVLDDLRRAFAALPAAQERGTKAGDFSYNTGSLRCPRCEGTGQVVLDVQFLPDVDIACPDCGGSRYGPAAAEFRLPVSGGERSLPELLAVTVAEAVDLLADLPRPRKKLQTLVELGLGYLTLGEDTPALSGGEAQRLKLATELGRTHTGTLFVFDEPSVGLHPLDTRVLLGVLDRLLATGATVIVIEHDLDVIANADHVIDLGPGGGTAGGRIVAIGTPEQIAAHAESVTGRYLGTVLA, from the coding sequence ATGACCGAGTCGAGGCTCGAGCCCATCGTCGCTCCCGGCGCAATCGAGGTGCGCGGCGCGCGCGTGCACAACCTCAGAGACATCGACGTCGACGTGCCGCTCGGCCGGCTCGTCGCCATCGCCGGCGTCTCGGGTTCGGGCAAGTCGTCGCTCGCGATGGGAGTGCTCTACGCCGAGGGGTCGCGCCGATACATCGAGGCCCTCTCGACCTACACGCGCCGACGGATGTCTCACGCGACGCGCGCCGCCGTCGGCTCGGTGCGACACGTGCCCGCCGCCCTCGCGCTTCGACAGCGACCCGGTGTGCCGAGCGTGCGCTCCACGCTCGGCACCTCGACCGAACTGCTGAACGTACTGCGCGTGCTCTACTCGCGCCTCGGCTCGCACGTCTGCCCGAACGGCCACCGGCTCGACCCCACGATCGACGTCGCGGCCGACCTCGACCTCACGTGCCCCGTATGCGGTGCCGTGTTCACCCCGCCGGGCGCCGAGTCGCTCGCCTTCAACTCCGACGGAGCGTGCCCGACGTGTTCGGGTACCGGGATCGTGCGCGACATCGATGACGCGTCGCTCGTGCCCGACCCGTCGAAATCGATCGACGACGGGGCCGTCGCGCCCTGGGGTCTGTTCGGACTCTCGGTCATGCCGCAGGTCGTCGCCGAGTTCGGCGTGCGCACCGACATCCCCTACCGCGATCTCACGGAGGACGAGCGGCACATCGTGCTCGATGGGCCGCCCGAGAAGCGCGAGATCCGTGTGCCGTCGAAGACGGGCAAGCTCTTCGACCTGAACTTCACCTACCGCAGCGCACGCCAAGCGGTGAGCGAGGCGATGAAGGGGGCGACGAGCGAGAAGGGGCTCGCCCGCGTCGGTCGCTTCATCACGAGCCAGACGTGCCCCAGCTGCCACGGCTCGCGGCTCTCCGAGGCCGCGCGCAGCACCCACGTCGACGGCATCGATCTCGCTGCTGCGTCGTCGAAGACCCTCGACGAGGTCCTCGACTGGGTGGCGGGGCTGCCACCGACACTCCCCGCCGACATGCGTTCGATGGCCGACCTGATCGGCAGCCAGTTCGCAGAGATGGGTCGACGCCTCGTGCAGCTCGGACTCGGCTACCTCGCACTCGATCGTGCGAGCTCGACGCTCTCGACCGGTGAACGGCAGCGCGTGCAGTTGGCGCGCGCCGTGCGGAACGAGACCACAGGAGTGCTATACGTGCTCGACGAACCGTCGATCGGGCTGCACCCGGCCAACATCGACGGACTCGCCGGCATCATGCGCGACCTGCTCGCGGGCGGCAACTCCGTCGTGCTTGTCGACCACGATGTGCAGGTGCTGCGCGAGGCCGACTGGATGATCGAGATCGGACCGGGCTCGGGCGCCGCCGGCGGCACCGTCATCGGGCAGGGCACGATCGCCGAGATCGCGGCCAACCCGCGCTCCCTGATCGGCGGCTTCCTCGTCGAGAGCGAACCGATCCGTGTGCGCGATCGCGCAGCGGAGACGGAGGTCTTCGCGAACGGCTCCATCCGACTGCGCACGAGTCCGATCCACACGGTGCACGGTCTCGACGCGGCCTTCCCGACTGGTCGCCTCACCGCGGTCACGGGCATGTCGGGCTCCGGCAAGACGACGCTCGTGCTCGAAAGCCTCGTGCCGGCCCTCGCCGCGGCCCACGCCGACGAGCCGCTTCCTGCGCACGTCACATCGCTCGATGCTGCGGGCGTGACCCGAGCCGACCTCGTCGATGCGACTCCGATCGGCACGAACGTGCGCTCGACCGTCGCGACCTACAGCGGCGTGCTCGACGATCTGCGCCGCGCGTTCGCAGCCCTCCCCGCAGCACAGGAGCGCGGAACGAAAGCCGGTGACTTCTCCTACAACACGGGCTCACTTCGATGCCCGCGATGCGAGGGCACCGGCCAGGTCGTGCTCGACGTGCAGTTCCTTCCCGACGTCGACATCGCCTGCCCCGACTGCGGGGGCAGCCGATACGGTCCGGCGGCCGCGGAGTTCCGGCTGCCCGTGTCGGGCGGTGAACGGTCGCTCCCCGAACTTCTCGCGGTGACCGTCGCCGAGGCCGTCGACCTGCTCGCCGACCTGCCGCGCCCGCGGAAGAAACTGCAGACCCTCGTCGAACTCGGCCTCGGGTACCTCACACTGGGCGAGGACACCCCGGCGCTCTCGGGAGGCGAGGCTCAACGATTGAAGCTCGCGACGGAACTCGGGCGAACGCACACGGGAACCCTCTTCGTCTTCGACGAACCCTCGGTCGGCCTGCATCCGCTCGACACGCGCGTGCTCCTCGGAGTGCTCGACCGCCTGCTCGCGACGGGTGCGACCGTCATCGTGATCGAGCACGACCTCGATGTCATCGCGAACGCCGACCACGTCATCGACCTGGGACCCGGCGGCGGCACGGCCGGCGGACGGATCGTCGCGATCGGCACGCCCGAGCAGATCGCCGCACACGCCGAGAGCGTCACGGGTCGGTACCTCGGCACCGTTCTCGCCTGA
- a CDS encoding iron ABC transporter ATP-binding protein: protein MISLTDVSKSYGSSTVLGPVDLEIPAGGITALVGPNGAGKSTLLTIVGRLTDPTTGRVSVGGLDVARAPSRELARTLSILRQENHFITRLTVRELVGFGRFPHSQGRLTADDVRHIDHAIDFLDLGGLEGRVLDELSGGQRQRAYVAMVLAQDTDYVLLDEPLNNLDMSHSVAMMKQLRKAADELGKTFIVVIHDINFAAAYADRIIALAEGRVVHNGTPAEIMTPATLESIFHTPIEVRTDGEYPVAVYFR, encoded by the coding sequence GTGATCTCGCTCACCGACGTCTCGAAGAGCTACGGCTCGAGCACCGTGCTCGGCCCCGTCGACCTCGAGATCCCCGCGGGCGGCATCACCGCGCTCGTCGGCCCGAACGGTGCGGGCAAGTCGACGCTCCTCACGATCGTCGGGCGGCTGACCGACCCGACGACGGGTCGCGTGAGCGTGGGCGGGCTGGATGTCGCGCGGGCACCCAGCCGCGAGCTGGCGCGCACCCTGTCGATCCTGCGTCAGGAGAACCACTTCATCACGCGTCTCACGGTGCGCGAGCTCGTCGGCTTCGGGCGCTTCCCGCACTCGCAGGGTCGGCTCACCGCCGACGACGTGCGCCACATCGACCACGCGATCGACTTCCTCGACCTCGGCGGCCTCGAAGGACGCGTGCTCGACGAGCTCTCGGGCGGTCAGCGACAGCGGGCGTACGTCGCGATGGTGCTCGCTCAGGACACCGACTACGTGCTGCTCGATGAACCGCTCAACAACCTCGACATGAGCCACTCGGTCGCGATGATGAAGCAGTTGCGAAAGGCCGCCGACGAACTCGGAAAGACGTTCATCGTCGTCATCCACGACATCAACTTCGCCGCCGCCTACGCCGATCGCATCATCGCGCTCGCCGAGGGTCGCGTCGTGCACAACGGCACTCCGGCCGAGATCATGACGCCCGCGACGCTCGAGTCGATCTTCCACACACCGATCGAGGTGCGCACCGACGGCGAGTACCCCGTGGCGGTGTACTTCCGGTGA
- a CDS encoding iron chelate uptake ABC transporter family permease subunit, with protein MAERVLAPVRTPRRRLRLAILLGIAALAALAVLTYGIGPEPGSRGFGIIVGRRFVTVATIVVVAACQAVATVLFHTATGNRILTPSIMGFDALYVVMQTGLVFFFGAQSLAATDGLLKVALQSILMVGFATLLYSWLFSGRLGNLHIMLLVGIVLGIGFSSLSTFMQRLLTPSEFDILSARLFGNISNSNVEYLPWAAIVIAIVLVVVWRGRFRLDVLALGRDTSVNLGLRYKREVTLLLILTAVLISISTTMVGPLTFFGFIVATLAYQLTGSAEHRHVLPFAFLLGVVTLLVGYFVLNHVFYAAGMLSVIIEFGGGLFFIIYLLRKGAL; from the coding sequence GTGGCTGAGCGCGTCCTCGCCCCCGTGCGCACGCCCCGCCGGCGTCTGCGGCTCGCGATCCTCCTCGGGATCGCGGCTCTCGCCGCCCTCGCCGTGCTCACCTACGGCATCGGCCCCGAGCCGGGAAGTCGGGGCTTCGGCATCATCGTCGGGCGGCGCTTCGTGACCGTCGCGACGATCGTCGTCGTCGCCGCGTGCCAGGCCGTCGCGACCGTGCTCTTCCACACGGCGACGGGCAACCGCATCCTCACGCCGTCGATCATGGGGTTCGACGCGCTCTACGTCGTCATGCAGACGGGGCTCGTGTTCTTCTTCGGCGCCCAGTCGCTCGCCGCGACCGACGGCCTGCTGAAGGTCGCGCTGCAGAGCATCCTCATGGTGGGCTTCGCGACGCTGCTGTACTCGTGGCTGTTCTCGGGGCGACTCGGCAACCTGCACATCATGCTGCTCGTCGGCATCGTGCTCGGCATCGGCTTCAGTTCGCTGTCGACGTTCATGCAACGGCTGCTGACGCCGAGCGAGTTCGACATCCTCTCGGCGAGGCTCTTCGGCAACATCAGCAACTCGAACGTCGAGTACCTGCCGTGGGCCGCGATCGTCATCGCGATCGTGCTCGTCGTCGTGTGGCGAGGCCGCTTCCGCCTCGACGTGCTCGCGCTCGGCCGCGACACCTCGGTCAACCTCGGTCTCCGCTACAAGCGCGAGGTCACGCTGCTCCTCATCCTCACCGCCGTGCTCATCTCGATCTCGACGACGATGGTCGGCCCGCTGACGTTCTTCGGTTTCATCGTCGCGACCCTCGCGTACCAGCTCACGGGCTCGGCCGAGCATCGGCACGTGCTGCCCTTCGCGTTCCTGCTCGGTGTCGTCACGCTGCTCGTCGGCTACTTCGTGCTCAACCACGTCTTCTACGCGGCGGGCATGCTCTCGGTCATCATCGAGTTCGGCGGCGGCCTCTTCTTCATCATCTACCTCCTGCGAAAGGGCGCCCTGTGA
- a CDS encoding ABC transporter permease, whose amino-acid sequence MSTVATRSARRHSRWALPCAFVLVAGLVVASLFVGVYDLGRDEFGGEIFWISRVPRTIALVLAGCAMSVSGLIMQLLVQNRFVEPSTTGTAEWAALGLLLTVILAPNVGLTGKMIVASIFAFLGTLVFLGVLRRVALRSSLIVPLIGIMLGAVVSAFTTYLAVSTNLLQMLGTWFMGSFTSVVRGRYEVLWVVGVIVVIAYIVADRFTVAGLGKDVATSVGVHYDRVILVGTSLVAVATGVTTVVVGFLPFLGLVVPNLVSMIRGDNLRSNIPWVCLGGVAIIIVCDIIGRVIRAPFEIPVSMILGIVGSAVFITLLLRQRSRG is encoded by the coding sequence ATCAGCACGGTCGCGACGAGGAGCGCCCGGCGGCACAGCCGCTGGGCGCTTCCGTGCGCCTTCGTGCTCGTCGCGGGCCTCGTCGTCGCGTCGCTCTTCGTCGGCGTCTACGACCTCGGCCGTGATGAGTTCGGCGGCGAGATCTTCTGGATCTCGCGCGTACCGCGCACGATCGCCCTCGTGCTCGCGGGCTGTGCGATGAGCGTCTCGGGGCTCATCATGCAGTTGCTCGTGCAGAACCGCTTCGTCGAGCCGAGCACGACGGGCACGGCCGAGTGGGCGGCCCTCGGTCTGCTGCTCACCGTCATCCTCGCGCCGAACGTCGGCCTCACCGGCAAGATGATCGTCGCGAGCATCTTCGCGTTCCTCGGGACCCTCGTGTTCCTCGGCGTGCTCCGCCGCGTCGCGCTGCGGTCGTCGCTCATCGTGCCCCTCATCGGCATCATGCTCGGCGCGGTCGTCTCGGCCTTCACGACCTACCTCGCGGTCTCGACGAACCTGCTGCAGATGCTCGGCACGTGGTTCATGGGCAGCTTCACGAGCGTCGTGCGCGGGCGGTACGAGGTGCTGTGGGTCGTCGGCGTCATCGTCGTGATCGCCTACATCGTCGCCGATCGCTTTACCGTCGCTGGCCTCGGCAAGGATGTCGCGACGAGCGTGGGTGTGCACTACGACCGCGTCATCCTCGTCGGTACGTCGCTCGTCGCCGTCGCGACCGGGGTCACGACGGTCGTCGTCGGTTTCCTGCCCTTCCTCGGGCTCGTCGTGCCGAACCTCGTCTCGATGATCCGCGGCGACAACCTGCGCTCGAACATCCCGTGGGTGTGCCTCGGCGGCGTCGCGATCATCATCGTGTGCGACATCATCGGCCGCGTCATCCGTGCGCCCTTCGAGATCCCCGTGTCGATGATCCTCGGCATCGTCGGATCGGCCGTGTTCATCACCCTCCTCCTCCGGCAGCGCAGTCGTGGCTGA
- a CDS encoding siderophore ABC transporter substrate-binding protein: protein MKSALRPSLSALTIAVVGVLALASCASTEAAEPAATTASTVTIEDNHGSIEVPVNPERLVALDNTTFQTLSDWGVEVVAAPKPLMYDLWPSLVGDDVLDVGLHREPDIEAIVEADPDLIIGGYRFSEIYADLTAIQPATIEINARDGEDHASELKRQVAILGQIFDRDDEAQQIADDFDAAIADAKAAYNGTDSVIGLITSGGEIAYAAPGDGRGVGTLFPTLDLVPAIEQAAEDTSHGDDISVEAIAAANPEWLVVLDRDGAFNEEGYVPAKELIEGSEALANVPAVQKGQVVYLDPNFYLDESIQAYTALYAAVAEAFGAAK, encoded by the coding sequence GTGAAGTCTGCCCTCCGTCCGTCCCTCAGCGCCCTGACGATCGCCGTCGTCGGCGTGCTCGCCCTCGCCTCGTGCGCGTCGACCGAGGCCGCCGAGCCCGCGGCGACGACCGCCTCGACCGTCACCATCGAGGACAACCACGGCTCGATCGAGGTTCCCGTGAACCCCGAGCGTCTCGTCGCGCTCGACAACACCACGTTCCAGACGCTGAGCGATTGGGGCGTCGAGGTCGTCGCGGCCCCGAAGCCGCTCATGTACGACCTGTGGCCGTCGCTCGTCGGCGACGACGTGCTCGACGTGGGCCTCCACCGCGAGCCCGACATCGAGGCGATCGTCGAGGCCGACCCCGATCTCATCATCGGCGGCTACCGCTTCAGCGAGATCTACGCCGACCTCACGGCCATCCAGCCCGCGACGATCGAGATCAACGCGCGCGACGGCGAAGACCACGCGAGCGAGCTCAAGCGCCAGGTCGCGATCCTCGGGCAGATCTTCGACCGCGACGACGAGGCGCAGCAGATCGCCGACGACTTCGACGCGGCCATCGCCGACGCGAAGGCGGCCTACAACGGCACCGACTCGGTCATCGGACTCATCACGTCGGGCGGCGAGATCGCCTACGCCGCTCCCGGCGACGGACGCGGCGTCGGAACGCTCTTCCCGACCCTCGACCTCGTGCCCGCGATCGAGCAGGCCGCCGAGGACACCTCGCACGGCGACGACATCAGCGTCGAGGCCATCGCCGCGGCGAACCCCGAGTGGCTCGTCGTGCTCGACCGCGACGGCGCATTCAACGAAGAGGGCTACGTGCCCGCGAAGGAGCTCATCGAAGGCTCCGAGGCGCTCGCCAACGTGCCGGCCGTGCAGAAGGGGCAGGTCGTCTACCTCGACCCGAACTTCTACCTCGACGAGTCGATCCAGGCGTACACCGCGCTCTACGCGGCCGTCGCCGAGGCGTTCGGCGCAGCGAAGTAG
- a CDS encoding isocitrate lyase/PEP mutase family protein translates to MTNKVDVLRQLHTDEALLQVVNVWDAISARAIAELPDTKAIATAGHSIAASHGYDDGRIPVELMIAAVGRIAAATDLPVTADLDDGYADAGETVRQAIGVGIVGANVEDRLKPLDESVAVVRAIIAAGEAEGTGFALNARTDAFVRGGDRPVSESVADAIERGKAYLDAGATCIFVPGNFGEAVVSDLVAGIGERRVSLIGFPEIPAPERLQSLGVARLSYGPLTQRVALQALQDAALHLYRGGKLPEDLPALN, encoded by the coding sequence ATGACGAACAAGGTTGATGTACTGCGCCAACTCCACACCGACGAAGCGCTCCTGCAGGTCGTGAACGTGTGGGACGCGATCAGCGCCCGTGCGATCGCCGAGCTGCCCGACACGAAGGCGATCGCGACCGCGGGTCACTCGATCGCCGCGTCGCACGGCTACGACGACGGCCGGATCCCCGTCGAACTCATGATCGCGGCCGTCGGGCGCATCGCCGCCGCGACCGACCTGCCCGTCACCGCCGACCTCGACGACGGCTACGCCGACGCGGGCGAGACCGTGCGCCAGGCCATCGGGGTCGGCATCGTCGGCGCGAACGTCGAAGACCGCCTGAAGCCCCTCGACGAGTCGGTCGCCGTCGTGCGCGCGATCATCGCCGCGGGCGAGGCCGAGGGCACGGGCTTCGCGCTCAACGCCCGTACCGACGCGTTCGTGCGCGGCGGCGACCGCCCCGTCTCCGAGAGCGTCGCCGACGCGATCGAGCGCGGCAAGGCCTACCTCGACGCCGGTGCAACCTGCATCTTCGTGCCCGGCAACTTCGGCGAAGCGGTCGTCTCCGACCTCGTCGCCGGCATCGGCGAGCGCCGCGTGAGCCTCATCGGCTTCCCCGAGATCCCCGCGCCCGAGCGCCTCCAGTCGCTCGGCGTCGCGCGCCTCTCGTATGGCCCGCTCACCCAGCGCGTCGCTCTCCAGGCCCTGCAGGACGCCGCACTCCACCTCTACCGCGGCGGAAAGCTGCCGGAAGACCTGCCCGCTCTCAACTGA
- a CDS encoding ABC transporter ATP-binding protein, which produces MPTGVPIEVTGLTKRFGGVTAVDDLSFTVEPGRVTGFLGPNGAGKTTTLRSLLGLVRPTEGTATFGGTAYRDLTQPLATVGAALEAASFHPGRTARNHLAVYATAAGLPKARVQAVLEQVGIAQYADRRVGGYSLGMRQRLGLAYTLLGDPGVLVLDEPINGLDPEGIKWIRGFLRSLAADGRTVLVSSHLLSEVQQSVDEVIIIARGKLVHTGSLASVDTDAGHSVVVDSPDRPALASALQAAGLAFTEGRTGFIVADGDTGRIGHIAFVAGVEVSALHRQKSGLEDSFLALVGGGDAA; this is translated from the coding sequence ATGCCGACCGGCGTACCGATTGAAGTCACCGGCCTCACCAAACGATTCGGCGGGGTGACCGCCGTCGACGATCTGAGCTTCACCGTCGAGCCCGGCCGGGTCACCGGCTTCCTCGGGCCGAACGGCGCAGGCAAGACGACGACCCTCCGCTCTCTGCTCGGTCTCGTCCGGCCGACCGAGGGCACCGCGACCTTCGGCGGCACCGCGTACCGCGATCTCACGCAGCCGCTCGCGACCGTCGGCGCGGCCCTCGAGGCCGCGAGCTTCCACCCCGGGCGCACGGCGCGCAACCACCTCGCCGTGTACGCGACGGCGGCGGGCCTTCCGAAAGCACGCGTGCAGGCCGTGCTCGAACAGGTCGGCATCGCGCAGTACGCCGACCGCCGTGTCGGCGGCTACTCGCTCGGCATGCGCCAGCGCCTCGGCCTCGCCTACACGCTCCTCGGCGACCCCGGCGTGCTCGTGCTCGACGAGCCGATCAACGGTCTCGACCCCGAGGGCATCAAGTGGATCCGCGGGTTCCTCCGCAGCCTCGCCGCCGACGGGCGCACCGTCCTCGTGAGCTCGCACCTGCTCTCCGAGGTGCAGCAGTCGGTCGACGAGGTCATCATCATCGCGCGCGGCAAGCTCGTGCACACGGGCAGCCTCGCGAGCGTCGACACCGACGCCGGGCACTCCGTCGTCGTCGACTCGCCGGATCGCCCCGCGCTGGCATCCGCTCTGCAGGCCGCGGGCCTCGCCTTCACCGAGGGCCGCACGGGCTTCATCGTCGCCGACGGCGACACCGGCCGTATCGGTCACATCGCCTTCGTCGCCGGAGTCGAGGTGAGCGCTCTGCACCGTCAGAAGTCGGGCCTCGAAGACTCCTTCCTCGCGCTCGTCGGAGGAGGTGACGCCGCGTGA
- a CDS encoding ABC transporter permease: MNGFRALAAEFQKVLTTRTWWILAIILVVYVGAVSGGLAAFFGWSTNDPDIAAQGGAVPPGTNLSPLIYSFASSIGYVFPVLLGALATTGEFRHQTLTPTFLANPHRAVVLWAKFAALLLIGAFYGVLAFAASVGAGAVALSAFDLGTGLDSSDTWALIGRGILAMALWAGIGVGLGALVPSQVASIVIVIAFTQFVEPILRTVAMLSDVTREIGKFLPGAASDALVGASFYSVMGGSGDGATLEWWAGGLVLLGIAVVITKLGYFTSWRRDVT; this comes from the coding sequence GTGAACGGCTTCCGCGCTCTCGCCGCCGAGTTCCAGAAGGTGCTCACCACCCGCACCTGGTGGATCCTCGCGATCATCCTCGTCGTCTACGTCGGCGCCGTCTCGGGCGGCCTCGCCGCGTTCTTCGGCTGGTCGACGAACGATCCCGACATCGCCGCCCAGGGCGGAGCGGTGCCCCCGGGCACGAACCTCTCGCCGCTCATCTACAGCTTCGCGTCGTCGATCGGGTACGTGTTCCCCGTGCTGCTCGGTGCGCTCGCGACGACGGGCGAGTTCCGTCACCAGACGCTCACGCCGACGTTCCTCGCCAACCCGCACCGCGCGGTCGTGCTGTGGGCGAAGTTCGCGGCCCTCCTCCTCATCGGTGCCTTCTACGGAGTGCTCGCCTTCGCGGCATCCGTCGGCGCGGGCGCCGTCGCGCTCTCGGCGTTCGATCTCGGAACCGGGCTCGACTCGTCCGACACGTGGGCGCTCATCGGACGCGGCATCCTCGCGATGGCGTTGTGGGCCGGCATCGGCGTGGGTCTCGGAGCCCTCGTTCCGAGCCAGGTCGCATCGATCGTCATCGTCATCGCGTTCACCCAGTTCGTCGAGCCGATCCTGCGCACCGTCGCGATGCTCTCCGACGTCACGCGCGAGATCGGCAAGTTCCTGCCGGGGGCGGCGAGCGACGCCCTCGTCGGCGCGAGCTTCTACTCGGTCATGGGCGGCAGCGGCGACGGCGCGACCCTCGAGTGGTGGGCCGGCGGCCTCGTGCTTCTCGGCATCGCGGTCGTCATCACGAAGCTCGGCTACTTCACGAGCTGGCGCCGCGACGTCACCTGA
- a CDS encoding DUF1304 domain-containing protein, which yields MIVVASIFAALAALLHVYIFLMESLWWTKPRTRKTFGITSAEVAEITKPLAYNQGFYNLFLAIGVVIGFVLLAVGEPEAGRALVLFSLASMFVAALVLVTADSTKARAAATQGTLPLIGFVLFLFV from the coding sequence ATGATCGTCGTCGCGAGTATCTTCGCCGCCCTGGCCGCGCTCCTCCACGTCTACATCTTCCTGATGGAGAGCCTGTGGTGGACCAAGCCGCGTACGCGGAAGACCTTCGGCATTACGAGCGCCGAGGTCGCCGAGATCACGAAGCCTCTCGCGTACAACCAGGGCTTCTACAACCTGTTCCTCGCGATCGGCGTCGTCATCGGTTTCGTCCTGCTCGCCGTCGGCGAGCCCGAGGCGGGCCGTGCGCTCGTGCTGTTCTCGCTCGCGTCGATGTTCGTCGCCGCGCTCGTGCTCGTCACGGCCGATTCGACGAAGGCGCGCGCCGCGGCCACGCAGGGCACGCTGCCGCTCATCGGCTTCGTGCTGTTCCTGTTCGTCTGA
- a CDS encoding DUF308 domain-containing protein, with the protein MTQTITVRGDAGSGIRFALGFGGVLAIVVGALVLLWPAKTAMVVTAIIAIYAIIAGIVYATGGIVSKTRGGWARVGLIVLGVLFIAAGIVAFANLSQTTAGLAVFLGILVGVMWIVEGITALSTLRDAASKGWSVLFAAFSIVAGIILLFAPAWGASTLWWLLGLSLLILGVINIVRAISYGRRTA; encoded by the coding sequence ATGACACAGACCATCACCGTTCGAGGAGACGCCGGCAGCGGCATCCGTTTCGCCCTGGGGTTCGGCGGTGTGCTGGCGATCGTGGTCGGCGCGCTCGTACTCCTCTGGCCCGCGAAGACGGCGATGGTCGTGACGGCCATCATCGCTATCTACGCCATCATCGCCGGCATCGTCTACGCGACGGGCGGCATCGTCAGCAAGACCCGCGGCGGGTGGGCGCGCGTCGGACTCATCGTGCTCGGCGTGCTGTTCATCGCTGCCGGCATCGTGGCGTTCGCCAACCTGTCACAGACGACCGCCGGCCTCGCGGTCTTCCTCGGCATCCTCGTCGGCGTGATGTGGATCGTGGAGGGGATCACCGCACTGTCGACCTTGCGCGACGCGGCGTCGAAGGGCTGGTCGGTGCTGTTCGCGGCTTTCAGCATCGTGGCCGGCATCATTCTGCTCTTCGCACCGGCGTGGGGGGCGAGCACGCTGTGGTGGCTCCTCGGGCTCTCGCTCCTCATCCTCGGCGTGATCAACATCGTCCGCGCCATCTCCTACGGGCGCCGAACGGCCTGA